The following proteins are co-located in the Apium graveolens cultivar Ventura chromosome 5, ASM990537v1, whole genome shotgun sequence genome:
- the LOC141660233 gene encoding uncharacterized protein LOC141660233 — MTNMVTDDSVNTFKRIYICYEALKQGWKLGCRPILGIDGCFLKNVCGGQLLSAVGRDANNNMYPVAIAVVETESTDSWRWFLQLLKDDLSLGNGHAFTFFSDQQKGLVAAMKELLSRAKHRLCTRHLYNNFKKRFPQVTVKHCFWTAACATYPTLYHKAMKLLQRVSKNAYDELSRLEPKSWSKAFFDIHSFVDNVENNMSECFNNWIINERYMPLLNIIQEIHFKIMRRIRINRDSMAYRDLPICPRIKHKLDAAINASRKWQAT; from the exons ATGACTAACATGGTGACAGATGACAGTGTGAACACATTTAAGAGGATATACATTTGCTATGAAGCTTTGAAACAAGGTTGGAAGTTAGGATGCAGACCAATACTGGGTATAGATGGATGTTTTCTAAAAAATGTGTGTGGTGGTCAGCTACTCAGTGCTGTTGGTAGGGATGCTAACAACAACATGTATCCAGTTGCAATTGCTGTGGTGGAGACTGAGAGCACAGACAGCTGGAGATGGTTCCTTCAGCTCTTAAAAGATGATCTATCATTAGGGAATGGTCATGCCTTCACATTCTTCAGTGATCAACAGAAG GGTTTGGTAGCTGCTATGAAAGAGTTATTGTCAAGGGCTAAGCACAGGTTGTGCACAAGGCATTTGTATAACAATTTCAAGAAGAG GTTTCCTCAAGTCACTGTAAAGCATTGCTTCTGGACTGCTGCTTGTGCCACTTATCCAACTCTGTATCATAAGGCAATGAAGCTTTTACAGAGAGTTTCAAAAAATGCTTATGATGAGTTGAGCAGGTTGGAACCAAAGAGTTGGTCTAAGGCATTTTTCGACATACATTCATTTGTAGATAATGTCGAGAACAACATGTCTGAGTGTTTCAATAACTGGATAATTAATGAAAG GTACATGCCACTCTTGAATATAATACAAGAAATACACTTCAAAATCATGAGGAGAATAAGGATTAATAGGGATTCAATGGCTTACAGGGATCTTCCCATATGCCCCAGGATAAAGCATAAGCTTGATGCAGCTATTAATGCATCTAGAAAATGGCAAGCAACTTAG